Part of the uncultured Cohaesibacter sp. genome is shown below.
GCAGAATGCCCGACGCCTGAGAGACCTTATCGATCGGATTTTCGGAAAAGGCATAGTGGGACCAGACCGCGAAGTCGGCCTGGGTGAGCACGTCAGCCCATTGCGGCGTATCAAAGCCAAGATCAGTCGAGGTGAAAATCAGAGCGTGCTTGGCCATTCGGCTGCCTTGTGCCTTCTAATACGGAGAGGAGTGCGCGAAGGCTAGCCCCGCGAAATCAGACCTCAAGCAACATTTGCGACCTGACTGGCTTCCAGCAGGCTTTCCCGCATGACCTTGCCATTGGTCCGGCGAGGAATGGCTTCAACGAATATAACATCACGGGGCCATTTCATACTCGAAACGCGTTTGGCCTCAAGATAGGCATAAAACTCTTCGCGCGCGGTCTCCTTGTCATCGCAGACAAGAGCCGCCATCAGATGAGCTGTCCCGCTATCCTCGGCCGGCACGACGAAAGCGGCGGCATCTGAGACGGCGATGCAGGCGCGATAAAGCGCATCAAGGTCTTCTCCGCGCTCTGCAAACCCGCCAAACGCCAGCACGTCAACCAGATCGCCAAGCGGGCGGAAGAGGGCGCGTTGATCACCATGTTCCTCGGTCACCAGATGGCAGCCGATCTCGGTATGAATGAAGCCATCATCCGTGGCCCGCAGCGGCACGCCTTCTACCGCTCCGGCCAGAGGGAAAGCGCAATCAGGCAGCATTGCACTCTTGATGCACAACTCCCCGCCAATGATCCCAGCGTCTCCCTTGGCCCTTGCTTCTTCCATGCCGTAGAGAAAGGTCTCCATATAGACCTGAGAAGGGTCTCTCAACGAATTGATGGCACCAAGCGGCACAGACCCGACTTCACTGGGGTGACGACGGATCTGGGAGAATAACGCCAGCTCCTTGAAGTTGGTCACATCGATCAGACGGGCAGCGGTTTCATTCTCTCCAAACACGCTCTGCTCCGCATGGGCACGGTTCCACACCAGCGAAATGCTGACAAGCTGTTCGCGAACCGACATTGGCAGCAGAGCATGGGCTTCCTCCCAAAGGGCGCCCGGCAGATAGACATGCTGGCCGCCAAATTCGGCAAGCGCATTGACGAATTTCGGCAAAGACCGGAAATTGTGAAACTGCAGCCGCGCTCCTGTTTCCAGCGCCCCGATAAGCCCGACGGCAAAACCGACAAGCCCTGACATGTGGTGAGTCACGAACACACAGCTCTCGGCGTTAACGTCCGTCTGTTCATGGGCATAACGAGCAATCGTCAGCAACTGGTTGTGGCTGCGTCCGATCGGTCGAGCCTTCTCGCTGCCGGCAGAACTCCAGTGGATCGCAAGAATGCTGTTTGCCCCGGCTTGCAGTGCATGCTGGAACAGCGTCTCTTCATCAACCTTGTCTTCCTCGGAGAGGATGTCACCAAGATCAATGAGGCCTTCGGGGGCATTATCGCCAATACAGAACACAAAGCGGATGGAAAACATGTCGGCTGCAACATTGCGGACACGCTCAGCGACGGGCTCGTTTTCATAGTGTGAACAGCAGACAATTGCCTTGGCGCCAACCTGTTCGAGCTTTTCTCTGAGGTCGGCCTCGCCACTGGTAAGCGGAATGGGAGCAAGAATGATCCCCATCCGGCTCGCAACAAGCGTCAGCACGGCGGCATCGGCACTCGGCGGCACCAGCATCGCCACAACGGTATCGCTTTTCATTCCAATGCCGGTCAGGAACTCGCAAAGGGCGACCACGCGCCGCCATGTCCTGATGAAAGACAGGCACTGGGGCCGACGACCACTGACGGAATGCAGCGACTGATCATCAACCAGCGCCAGCTCGTCCGGTCTCTGTTCCGCATGCCGCGCAAAAACCAGATCTACACGATCTTCCCCCCAGAGGCCTGATGAAGAATAGAATTCGATTTGTTCAGGGGTGGAGAGGAGCATACGAGACCTCTTGCTCAGTGAAACACACGTAGAACTTTGAGCAAGTGTAGCTGATTCCGATAGGATCAAGACAGCCCCCAACGGGGGCTATCATATCGTTTCCGTTGTTTTCTCAAGAAAAACTGCGTTTTTTGAATGTTATTCCCCACCATACCAGAAGACGGTGGGGCGATATCCGGCCATAGGCCGCCCTTTGGCTTCCGTTTCCGGGTAGCGAATCCGCTTCCACATGCCGACCCATTGTTCGCCCTTGTGAAACAGCGGCACCACATAGAAGCCATTGATGAGGGTACGATCATAGGCCCGCACGGCGGCCGTGAAATCTTCGAGGCTACGTGCGGCAAGCAGCGCATTGATCATCGCATCAACCGCAGGATCATTCGCCCCAGCCTGGTTGAACCAGCCATCGACGTCTCGCTGCGAAGACTCCCAGCGGGATTTCTGCTCGTTGCCGGGCGACAGCGACGCGCTCCACGACATTTTCATCATGTCGAAGTCCATCGTTTTGCGTCGTTCCCAATATTGGGCCGAGTCGACGGTACGGATTTCCATCTTGATGCCAAGACGCTCCAGCACCCGGGCGTAGACGAGGGCGAGGCGTTCCTCTTCCTTGGTGGTCGAGAGAAACTCGAAGACAAACGGTGCGCCAGTCGCCTCGTTCACCATGATCCCGTCCTTCAGGCTGTAACCTTCACCAGCAAGGTCTGAGAGGGCTGCCTTCATCAACTTTCGCATCTCGCCATTGTTGGCAGCGGAAACCGGCTGATAGCTTCCATCGAGAATATTTGTATCGATCGTATCGAGATAGGGGGCCAACAGCGCTTTTTCCCGCTCGCTTGCAGGTTCCCCCAGCGACGAGAGAGAAGAATTCTGGAAATAGCTGCCAGAGCGTTGGAACAGGCCATGGTAGAGGTTCTTGTTCACCCATTCGAAATCGAACAACGTGGCCAGTGTTCGCCGCACGACACGGTTCTGGAAAACCGGCTTGCGGGTATTGAAGACAAAGCCTGACATGCCGGTTGGCAGGTTCGAGCTGAAGACCTTCTTTTCGACCTTTCCGTCCCTTATCGCATTGAAATCATACTGGTCAGCCCAGCGGGCAGGGTCGGATTCCGGCTGTATGTCGAACTGCCCCTTCTTGAAGGCCTCGAACATCGCGGTTCCGTCCCGATAATACTCGATGCTGATCTGATCGAAATTATCCTGCCCGACCTTGATAGGCAGATCCTTGGCCCAGTAATCGGGGTTCCGCTTGAGCACGATCTTTGATCCGGCGTCGACCTGAGCGATCAGATAGGGCCCGGAGCCAATGAACTGATACATGCCGGACTTGGCGAAATTCTCGGGATCGATGGCATGTTTGGGCAGCACAGGCATCATGCCGATCAGTAGCGGCAATTCGCGGTCATCACCATTCTCGAAGACAAACCGAATCTGTCCCGGCCCGGGTTCCTCAATGGCGACAATCCGCTTGATCTGGCTCTTGTAGGACGGACGGCCGTGCTCCTCGAGCAACTTGAGTGTGAATTTCACGTCGTCCACAGTGATTGGCTGCCCGTCGGAAAAACGCGCTTCATCGCGAATTTTGAAGGTTATCGATGACCGGTCCTCCGGCATATCAGCCCATTCGGCTATCAGTCCATAAAGCGAAAAGGCTTCGTCCGCGCTGCGCGCCATCAGAGGCTCATAGACATTGTAGCCGTAATCGACATCCCAGAGGCCACGCGGAGCCACCCCCTTGAGAAGAAACGGGTTAAGGCTGTCAAAGCTGCCCTGACTGGCATAGGTGATTTGACCTCCCTTTGGAGCATCGGGATTCACATAGTCCAGATATTTGAAATCTTTCGGATATTTTGGATCACCATGCATGGCTATGCCATGCGCTGGTGCCGCATGGGCAACAGTCGACAGAACGGGGGAGACCAGCAGCATGGAACAGGTCAGAACCGGCAGCACAGCCTTTTTGACGAAAGCCCCCCGAACGGGTAACTGAGAAAGGGAGTGGCGCAAATATCGAAAAAACATGGTTCATTTCCTCTGTCGCAAACGCAATGCCGACCCGGGATCGAAATGAATCAGTCCCGCCTGGCCAATCTATCATATGCAGGAAAACGGCCGCAGCATGATTCTGCCACTGGCATTTTGATGCGACAGCTTGTAGAAGAAATAGCGTTTAGTCACTATTCTGCCCAATTCATTGTGAATGAAGAGACTAGTTTTGGATTCATGACTGCCGCCGAATTGCATCGATATCCCGCTCTTGGCATAGAAGCCGTAAAAAGAGCTGAAGCGATTCTGCCAGTTCGGTGTCAGTCAAAACGATCTGATGTCGCAAGGATCGACATATTGAACGGGAACTTCGCCTTCCTGCAGTAACGGAACAAAATCGGGATTCTAATTAATGGTCATGTTTGACAGGGCTTCCAAACTCATAAAGCCAGTTGCCACGGCTGCTTTCGCACTCGCAGCTGTTGCATTTCTCGCACCGGTGCAGAGCGCCAGCGCCCAGCAGCAGGCAGCTGATGCCAATGCAAATGCCAACGCCCCGCGATGGATGAAATTCTGCAGCGAGGACGCCAAGACCAAGAAACAGCTCTGCGCCATCACGCAGGAACTCAAAGCCGAGACCGGCCAGTTCCTGGCTTCCATTTCGCTGCGCGAACTGGAAGGGGCAAAACGCAAGGCTCTTGTCATTGCGATCACCCCGGGCATGCTGCTGCGCCACGGCCTGACGCTTCAGATCGACAAGGGCAAACAGACCAAGGGCACATTCTCGATTTGCTTCCCGAACGCCTGCTTCTCGGACGTTGCCGTGGATGACACCTTTGTTGACCAGATGAAGAAGGGTGGCACCATTTCTGTCACCGCGCTCAACCAGCAGGCTCAGCCGGTGCGCTTCGATCTGTCCCTCAACGGCTTTACCTCCAGCTATGACGGCGATCCGATCGACCTCAAGAAGGCAGCTGAAGAACAGCAGAAACTGCAGGATCTGCTGCGCAAGCGCGCTGAAGAGCAGCGCCAAAAGCTTCTTGAACAGAAACAGAAGACCGAATAGTCCGGTCCTCCGTTCTGGAGACAAAACAAAACCGCGATCCGATTGCTCGGGTCGCGGTTTTTTGTATTCGATCCATTATCGACAAACAGCGTCGACAAGACCGTGTGATCAGTTGACCAGATCGTCTTCAGGCATATAGACGCCTTCCTTCATGCCCTTGAAGAGCTGACGAACCTGCGGGTGCCGGATGGGCTCGCCAGAGCTGTCCTTGAGCAGATTCTGCTCGGAGACATAGGCGACATACTCGGTTTCGTCATTTTCGGCAAAGATATGATAGAAGGGTTGATCCCTGCGTGGACGCACGTCCTCAGGAATGGAATCATACCATTCCTCGGAATTGGCAAACTCCGGATCCACGTCAAAGACGACGCCACGGAAAGAATAGACCCGATGGCGCACGACCTGACCGATCTGAAATTTTGCGGTTTTCATTTCCGCCATGAGACCAGGCTCCATTGTTTCTTTTATTCGCCTCGCAAAATAGGCTCTTAGCATTAACCTAGCATACATATTGCCGCAGGCGCTATGAACATTCTTTTGATCAGCTCGTCGGAAAACGAAGCTCAGTACACATCACAGACAGAACGACAAGTCAACAAGGGCCACGACCTGTCTGGCCCTTGTTGCGTATTTTGAAGAGTTTGAGACTCAAATTCCGACAAAATCGCCGAAAATTGCCAATCCCCCGCTCGGCAGCAGGCCGCAATGGGGTAGATCCAGTGCGATTGATTGGTCGCCGTTCTAGTCATTCAAACCGTAAAGCGCTCCCATATCAGGGTCCTTGTCGGCTACCTGTCTAGCCAGATCGACGATCACCTTGGCCTGCTTCCAGGTCGCGTCGTCCTGCATCTTGCCGTCGATCATTACGGCTCCGGTACCATCCGGCATGGCTTCCAGAATGCGCACGGCCATCTTGACTTCGTCGACGTCCGGGCTGAAGACGCGCTTGGCGATGGCGACCTGAGACGGATGCAGCGTCCAAGTTCCAAGACACCCTTGCAGGAAGCTGTTGCGGAACTGGGCTTCGCAGGCATCCGGATCGGCAAAATCACCGAACGGACCGTAGAAGGCCTTGAGGCCATAGGTCATACAGGCATCCACCATCTTGGCCATCGTGTAGTGCCAGAGGTCCTGCTGATAATAGGCACGCTCCTTGCCTTCCTCGATGTCGGCCAGAACCCGGTAGCCCGGATGACCACCGCCAACGCGGGTGGTCTTCATGCCACGGGAGGCTGCAAGGTCGGCCGGTCCGAGCGAAATGCCATGCATGCGCGGCGACGCGGCACAGATGTCCTCGACATTGGCCACCCCTTCCGCGGTTTCCAGAATGGCGTGGATGAGGATCGGCTTTTCCACTCCATGTTTGGCTTCCAGCTGGGCCAGCAGTTGGTCGAGATAATGAATGTCCCAGGCACCTTCCACCTTGGGCAGCATGATCACATCGAGCTTGTTGCCAACCGAGGAGACGATGTCGATGACATCATCAAGAAACCATGGCGAGTTGAGGCAATTGACGCGGGTCCACAACCCGGTTGACCCGAAGTCATTGTCGCGCGCCATCTGGATGAAACCGGCGCGGGCCTCTTCCTTCTTGTCGGCGGGAATCGCGTCTTCGAGATTGCCGAGGATCACATCAACAGACTTGATCAGATCAGGAATCTTGGCTCGCATCTTTTCAATATGTGGCGGCACGAAATGAATCATGCGCTCGACGCGAACCGGCAATTCGCGATAGGGGACTGGCGCTCCAATAGCCAATGGCTTGTAGAATGCACGCGGCGTTTTCATCGTCTCTCTCCCGTTCCTAGCACCGCCAGCTCCGACGCGCAGAATGCCCTTGCAGGGCCTCATGTCAGATAGCGGTGCACTCCTTCCTTGGCCTATTTGCACCGCAAAATTGCTGCAGTGCAATAAGACTGTAGGGGAAGATACGGAAGGGGTAGAAGAACGGGCGTTATGGTCGGCAAAACGGCAAGTGAAGCGGCTAGCCCCAACGGCGATGCGCCCACATCCATTGGTCCGGCGCCTGCCGGATCCAGGCTTCGAACTGCGTCTGTTCGGCGAGGGTCGCCTTGAGGATGTCGTCCTCGATATCGTCCGTCTGGGGCATGGGAATGATTTCCGCCTGCACCTCGAAATGGATGTCCCTTATCCGGCGAATGCGCAACCCGATCAGCGGTGCTCCCTTCTTGCGTGCCAGACGGGCAGGGAAGGTGTTGGTCGGTGCCGGGCGTCCAAAAAAGTCGATGCTACTCCCGCGCACATCTCTCAGATCTCCCATGATCGCCACGGCCTTGCCTCCATGGACGGAGGTGAGCGCTTTCATGCCGGCCCGGTCGCCCTTGACAAACACGCCGCCGCTGAAGGTTTCGGCACGCTTGCGGATCATGTAGTCATGCACCAGCGGGTTCTTGAGTTTCTGCATCACCACTGAGCAGTCAAATCCATTGTGCGAGGAAATCGCACCGCCGAGTTCCCAATTGCCCGAATGCAGCGAAACAATCACACCGCCGGATTTCTTGATTTCCTCAACTACCTCACGATAATTTTTCGGCTCTGTGATCAACTCGTCCATCCGCGCCACGAACCGGTCAGCCAGCACGCTCTCGGCAAATGTTCGCCCGAGATTCTCCCACATGCGGAGCGTTATGGCATGAAGCTCACTGTCGCTTTTGTCCGGAAAGGCGAGGCGGAGATGGGCCATTGCCCGCTTTTGCCGTCTGAGCCTTGGTGCGATGCTGCGCCAGATCCATCCCATGAAGGCGGACGCCACATGCAGCGGCATCAGCCGCAGAATGAAGATCACAAACATCAGCAGCGCATATTCAACCCGGTGAGCCAGCGTGACTTTTCTCATTCTCAACCCCTGCAGGCTTTACGACGCCCTTCGCTACCGCCAGTGAGCGAATCCATTTTGCGATTTTTATCCCAGGTTGCCCAAAGCGCAAAGGGGTCAAAGGTGAATGTGGAAAGAAGCCACTCTCCGAACGATCAGTTCAACGGGGACTGTCACGGCAGATGGCAGCCCTCAGAGCTTGGATTGATGCTTTTTCATTGCTGCGCTC
Proteins encoded:
- a CDS encoding extracellular solute-binding protein, whose translation is MFFRYLRHSLSQLPVRGAFVKKAVLPVLTCSMLLVSPVLSTVAHAAPAHGIAMHGDPKYPKDFKYLDYVNPDAPKGGQITYASQGSFDSLNPFLLKGVAPRGLWDVDYGYNVYEPLMARSADEAFSLYGLIAEWADMPEDRSSITFKIRDEARFSDGQPITVDDVKFTLKLLEEHGRPSYKSQIKRIVAIEEPGPGQIRFVFENGDDRELPLLIGMMPVLPKHAIDPENFAKSGMYQFIGSGPYLIAQVDAGSKIVLKRNPDYWAKDLPIKVGQDNFDQISIEYYRDGTAMFEAFKKGQFDIQPESDPARWADQYDFNAIRDGKVEKKVFSSNLPTGMSGFVFNTRKPVFQNRVVRRTLATLFDFEWVNKNLYHGLFQRSGSYFQNSSLSSLGEPASEREKALLAPYLDTIDTNILDGSYQPVSAANNGEMRKLMKAALSDLAGEGYSLKDGIMVNEATGAPFVFEFLSTTKEEERLALVYARVLERLGIKMEIRTVDSAQYWERRKTMDFDMMKMSWSASLSPGNEQKSRWESSQRDVDGWFNQAGANDPAVDAMINALLAARSLEDFTAAVRAYDRTLINGFYVVPLFHKGEQWVGMWKRIRYPETEAKGRPMAGYRPTVFWYGGE
- the hspQ gene encoding heat shock protein HspQ; the encoded protein is MKTAKFQIGQVVRHRVYSFRGVVFDVDPEFANSEEWYDSIPEDVRPRRDQPFYHIFAENDETEYVAYVSEQNLLKDSSGEPIRHPQVRQLFKGMKEGVYMPEDDLVN
- a CDS encoding invasion associated locus B family protein yields the protein MVMFDRASKLIKPVATAAFALAAVAFLAPVQSASAQQQAADANANANAPRWMKFCSEDAKTKKQLCAITQELKAETGQFLASISLRELEGAKRKALVIAITPGMLLRHGLTLQIDKGKQTKGTFSICFPNACFSDVAVDDTFVDQMKKGGTISVTALNQQAQPVRFDLSLNGFTSSYDGDPIDLKKAAEEQQKLQDLLRKRAEEQRQKLLEQKQKTE
- a CDS encoding class I adenylate-forming enzyme family protein, translated to MLLSTPEQIEFYSSSGLWGEDRVDLVFARHAEQRPDELALVDDQSLHSVSGRRPQCLSFIRTWRRVVALCEFLTGIGMKSDTVVAMLVPPSADAAVLTLVASRMGIILAPIPLTSGEADLREKLEQVGAKAIVCCSHYENEPVAERVRNVAADMFSIRFVFCIGDNAPEGLIDLGDILSEEDKVDEETLFQHALQAGANSILAIHWSSAGSEKARPIGRSHNQLLTIARYAHEQTDVNAESCVFVTHHMSGLVGFAVGLIGALETGARLQFHNFRSLPKFVNALAEFGGQHVYLPGALWEEAHALLPMSVREQLVSISLVWNRAHAEQSVFGENETAARLIDVTNFKELALFSQIRRHPSEVGSVPLGAINSLRDPSQVYMETFLYGMEEARAKGDAGIIGGELCIKSAMLPDCAFPLAGAVEGVPLRATDDGFIHTEIGCHLVTEEHGDQRALFRPLGDLVDVLAFGGFAERGEDLDALYRACIAVSDAAAFVVPAEDSGTAHLMAALVCDDKETAREEFYAYLEAKRVSSMKWPRDVIFVEAIPRRTNGKVMRESLLEASQVANVA
- a CDS encoding CoA ester lyase codes for the protein MKTPRAFYKPLAIGAPVPYRELPVRVERMIHFVPPHIEKMRAKIPDLIKSVDVILGNLEDAIPADKKEEARAGFIQMARDNDFGSTGLWTRVNCLNSPWFLDDVIDIVSSVGNKLDVIMLPKVEGAWDIHYLDQLLAQLEAKHGVEKPILIHAILETAEGVANVEDICAASPRMHGISLGPADLAASRGMKTTRVGGGHPGYRVLADIEEGKERAYYQQDLWHYTMAKMVDACMTYGLKAFYGPFGDFADPDACEAQFRNSFLQGCLGTWTLHPSQVAIAKRVFSPDVDEVKMAVRILEAMPDGTGAVMIDGKMQDDATWKQAKVIVDLARQVADKDPDMGALYGLND
- a CDS encoding lauroyl acyltransferase, whose protein sequence is MRKVTLAHRVEYALLMFVIFILRLMPLHVASAFMGWIWRSIAPRLRRQKRAMAHLRLAFPDKSDSELHAITLRMWENLGRTFAESVLADRFVARMDELITEPKNYREVVEEIKKSGGVIVSLHSGNWELGGAISSHNGFDCSVVMQKLKNPLVHDYMIRKRAETFSGGVFVKGDRAGMKALTSVHGGKAVAIMGDLRDVRGSSIDFFGRPAPTNTFPARLARKKGAPLIGLRIRRIRDIHFEVQAEIIPMPQTDDIEDDILKATLAEQTQFEAWIRQAPDQWMWAHRRWG